GTGACAGGGAATCGACCCATGACCTCCCGATAATCATGCTCACCGCTTGCGGCGAAGAGGAAGATGTCATCAAGGGTCTTGAGCTGGGGGCCGATGATTATGTCACCAAACCGTACAGCACCAAGGTGCTCCTGGCCCGCATTCAGACCGTCCTGCGACGCCGGACCGATGCCCTGCCGGTAGCAGATGGCGATGAACTGGTGCGCGGGGAGCTGCGCATCCACCCGGGACGCAATCTGGTTCAGGTCGAGGGGCAGAGCGTTGAGCTGACCTTTACCGAGTTCAAGGTGCTTGAAGCCCTTGCCCGCCGTCCTGGCTGGGTTTTTACCCGTTATCAAATCGTCAATACGGTGCGCGGTGAGGATTACGCGGTCACCGATCGGGCGGTCGACGTGCAGATCGCCGGCTTGCGTAAAAAACTGGGTCCCTGTGGCGCCTATATCGAAACGGTGCGCGGGGTGGGATATCGTTTTCGGGAGGATTTGTGAAACTGACCCGCCGTCGTCTTGTCTGGCAGCTCTACACCTCTTACCTGCTGATGATCCTGCTGGTGCTGCTGGCAGTTGCCTGGTACCTCTCGGGCGAACTGCACAGTTTTCACTATCATCAGACCGCCGGTGACTTAAGTGCGCGGGCCCGGCTGGTTGGGCCTGAACTCGTCGAGCTCTTCGCCGAAACGCCTTCCGCTCACCTGACCCGGATGGTGAAACTTCTGGGGGAAAAAGCGGAGACACGGATCACCGTAATTCGTAAGGATGGGCTGGTGCTGGCGGATTCGCAAAAAGATGCGGCGCAGATGGACAACCACAGTCAACGCCCCGAGGTTCAACAGGCCCTGCTCGGGCAACAGGGAACCTCGGTTCGCTACAGCAGAACCCTGGGTAAATCGTTAATGTACGTCGCCATCCCGATCTCGCGCAAAGGGGAGATTATCGGTGTCCTGCGTACCGCATTGCCCATCTCTGATATCGACGCCACGCTCAACGCCATCTACCT
Above is a genomic segment from Geopsychrobacter electrodiphilus DSM 16401 containing:
- a CDS encoding response regulator, which codes for MTESKKTVLVVEDEEDILALLHFNLIKAGYQVECATHGEEALSLAFARRPDLVLLDLMLPGVNGLEICRRLRDRESTHDLPIIMLTACGEEEDVIKGLELGADDYVTKPYSTKVLLARIQTVLRRRTDALPVADGDELVRGELRIHPGRNLVQVEGQSVELTFTEFKVLEALARRPGWVFTRYQIVNTVRGEDYAVTDRAVDVQIAGLRKKLGPCGAYIETVRGVGYRFREDL